GGCGATGCCAGCCTGACAGGCAATACCGACGCGTCATCCGCCAATGGCCATATCCAGGTACAGAACCTTGATGCCGTGATCGAGACCCTGCGCAACGCGGGCCAGACCCGCGCAAGTGCCGCCCTGGTTCTGGCCAAGCTGTTTGGCCATAAATCGGCTTCGGGCGGAACGGGGTGGGATGTCAGCTGGGAGGGTGGCGTCATGACCGTCAATCACATCCCGCTGCCCATTCGCTGATGGGCATCAAACTCAACCCGTTTAAAAATGGATCAGGAACCTGACAGGCTGCATTGGCCTGTCAGGTTTTTTTGTGAAAGGACTCCACCGGGGCTGACCACAAACGCCGCCCTTGTGAAAAAAGGCGGCATTCAGGCCCGTTTTCAGGCCGAGACGCCTGCTTCCTCATGCACCATCCGCACCAGCGCGCCGAGCACCTTGCGGGCCTGCGTAATGCGCTGGGCGTTGGTCATTTCGCGTATGATCGCAAGCTTGTGGTCAGGCCGCAGGCGCACATTGGCTTCCTTCTGTTTGGCAATCCATGCCACCAACCCGGCAGGGTTGGCGAAAATGTTGCCCCGGAACTGGATGACCATGCCCTTGGGGCCAGCTTCGAGCCGTTCCACCCCGGCCTCGCGGCACAGGCGCTTGAGTGTCACCACTTCAAGCAGATTGCGCACCTCATCAGGCAGCGTGCCGAAGCGGTCGACCAGTTCGGCTTCCATCGCCTCGACCTCGGCATCATTGGCCAGAGCGGCAATGCGGCGGTACAGGCCAAGGCGCACAGGCAGGTCGGTCACGTAGCTGTCGGGTATGAGCACCGGCAGGCCAAGGATGATGTTGGGCGTCCAGTCCCGATCCTGCAGCTTGCGCCGCCCCTTTTCGGTGCGCAGGTCGGCTACTGCATCTTCGAGCATCTGCTGGTACAGCTCGATGCCCACTTCACGGATGTGACCCGATTGTTCATCCCCCAGCAGGTTGCCCGCCCCACGCAGGTCAAGGTCGTGCGAGGCCAGGGTGAAGCCCGCACCCAGCGTGTCGAGTGTCTGCATGACTTCCAGCCGCTTCTGGGCTGCGGCCGAGAGAACATGCGTCTGCGGCCAGGTCAGGTAGGCATAGCCGCGCTGCTTGCCACGCCCCACGCGCCCGCGCAGCTGGTAAAGCTGGCCCAGGCCAAACATGTCGGCGCGGTGGATGATGAGCGTGTTGACCGCAGGCATGTCCAGCCCGCTTTCCACGATGTTGGTGGAGAGCAGGATATCGTATTTGCCATCGCTGAACTCGGTCATCACCCGTTCCAGTTCGGTCGGTGTCAGGCGGCCATGGGCCTGCACCAGCCTTGCGTCGGGCACGATCTCGTGCAGGCGGGTGGCCATGCGGTCGAGATCCTCGATGCGGGGCACCACGCAGAACACCTGCCCGCCGCGGAAGCGCTCGCGCTGGATCGCCTCGCGGATCACCACGCTGTCGAACGGCATGATGAAGGTGCGCACTGCCAGCCGGTCGGTCGGCGGTGTCGCGATCAGGCTCATTTCGCGCACGCCGGTCAGGGCCAGTTGCAACGTGCGCGGCAGCGGGGTGGCCGACAGCGTGAGTACATGCACGTCCTCGCGCAGGGCCTTGAGCTTTTCCTTGTGGGCCACGCCAAAATGCTGCTCTTCGTCCACGATCAGCAGGCCAAGGTCGGCGAACTTCACGGTCTTGGCCAGCAGGGCGTGGGTGCCGATCACAATATTGACCGTGCCATCGGCCAGGCCCTTGCGCACGGCGGTGGCCTCCTTGGCCGTGACCATGCGTGAAAGCTGCGCCACATTGACCGGCAGCCCGGCAAAACGGGCGGAGAACGTGCGGTAATGCTGGCGGGCCAGCAGCGTGGTCGGAACCACCACCGCCACCTGCGCGCCCGACATGGCGGCAACAAAAGCGGCACGCAGGGCGACTTCGGTCTTGCCAAAACCCACATCGCCGCACACCAGCCGGTCCATCGGCTTGCCGGATGCCATGTCATCGAGCACATCGGCGATGGCGCGGGACTGGTCCTCAGTCTCGATGAAGGGGAAGCGGGCGCAGAATTCATCCCACAGCCCCTCTTCGGGCGTCAGCGCCGGGGCTTCACGCAGGGCGCGGGCTGCTGCGGTGCGGATGAGTTCGCCCGCCATGTCGCGAATGCGCTGCTTCATCTTCGCCTTGCGCGACTGCCACGACACGCCACCAAGCTTGTCGAGCGCCACATGCGCCTGATCCGAGCCAAAGCGGCTGAGCAGTTCGATGTTCTCGACCGGCAGGAACAGCTTCTCGTTGCCGTCATAGATCAGGCGCAGGCAGTCATGCGGCGCGGTGCCCACGCCGATGGTCTCAAGCCCGTCATAACGGCCAATGCCGTAATCCTGATGGACGATCAGGTCACCTTCCGCGATTTCGGACGCTTCGGATATGAACTGGTCCGCCTTCTTGCGCCGCCGTGGCGGGCGCGAGATCCGCTCGCCAAGCAGGTCCTGCTCGGAGATGAAGGCGAAATTATCGGCAACAAACCCGCGCTCCAGCCCCAGCGTCAGCAGGCCT
This is a stretch of genomic DNA from Komagataeibacter xylinus. It encodes these proteins:
- the mfd gene encoding transcription-repair coupling factor, encoding MNDTAGFSLAPGAPVPVWGVPDGYDAFLLARRLGENEGPVLHVCRDDASMARIADQLAFVAPKAEILRFPGWDCLPYDRVSPNPAIIAERVATLTRLLEKATTPRIVLTTVMGAIQRVAPRAAFAGQSITIKTGESLDAPFLMELLIAHGYNRTDTVMEQGEFATRGGIFDIFPAGEAEPVRLDLFGDEVENIRRFDPGTQRSTAKIDSLTMRPVADFSLDPASISRFRTGWRDLFGPAAANDPLYQHISDGRRHAGMEHWLPLFHEHMETLVDYLPGVTISLANQAEEVLTTRLEMIADHYDARKQPTREGEVPYRPLPSHLMYLDRKGWDAMIAGKKAVVFMPFAQPDGAPGMDAGGRPGQMFAKTVTDGRENVFPMLHARVEEWAQTGRRAYVTAWTRGSCERIGVLLREYRLPVQTFATWKEAQKLKPGTVGLLTLGLERGFVADNFAFISEQDLLGERISRPPRRRKKADQFISEASEIAEGDLIVHQDYGIGRYDGLETIGVGTAPHDCLRLIYDGNEKLFLPVENIELLSRFGSDQAHVALDKLGGVSWQSRKAKMKQRIRDMAGELIRTAAARALREAPALTPEEGLWDEFCARFPFIETEDQSRAIADVLDDMASGKPMDRLVCGDVGFGKTEVALRAAFVAAMSGAQVAVVVPTTLLARQHYRTFSARFAGLPVNVAQLSRMVTAKEATAVRKGLADGTVNIVIGTHALLAKTVKFADLGLLIVDEEQHFGVAHKEKLKALREDVHVLTLSATPLPRTLQLALTGVREMSLIATPPTDRLAVRTFIMPFDSVVIREAIQRERFRGGQVFCVVPRIEDLDRMATRLHEIVPDARLVQAHGRLTPTELERVMTEFSDGKYDILLSTNIVESGLDMPAVNTLIIHRADMFGLGQLYQLRGRVGRGKQRGYAYLTWPQTHVLSAAAQKRLEVMQTLDTLGAGFTLASHDLDLRGAGNLLGDEQSGHIREVGIELYQQMLEDAVADLRTEKGRRKLQDRDWTPNIILGLPVLIPDSYVTDLPVRLGLYRRIAALANDAEVEAMEAELVDRFGTLPDEVRNLLEVVTLKRLCREAGVERLEAGPKGMVIQFRGNIFANPAGLVAWIAKQKEANVRLRPDHKLAIIREMTNAQRITQARKVLGALVRMVHEEAGVSA